One Bacteriovorax sp. PP10 DNA window includes the following coding sequences:
- a CDS encoding GNAT family N-acetyltransferase, whose translation MKVLRLNASDTYPIRQQVLTPDHDLKKSKFEHDEDEDISFHLGAFIESQLVSVASFYYDRNTNFPDLHQYQLRGMATLPEFQGQGLSSELLNMAFPVIKQNFCTLLWCNARVTAIGFYEKVGFKTFSAEPFEIEGIGMHVLMYKNI comes from the coding sequence ATGAAAGTTTTAAGATTAAATGCATCAGATACATATCCGATCAGGCAACAGGTGTTGACTCCGGACCATGATCTAAAAAAATCAAAGTTTGAACACGATGAAGATGAAGATATTTCATTTCACCTTGGTGCTTTCATTGAATCTCAATTAGTTTCTGTTGCAAGTTTTTACTACGACAGAAATACAAACTTTCCCGACCTTCACCAATACCAACTTCGTGGTATGGCCACTCTCCCGGAATTCCAGGGACAAGGTTTAAGTTCAGAACTTCTGAATATGGCCTTCCCGGTTATCAAACAAAACTTTTGCACGTTATTGTGGTGTAATGCCCGTGTAACAGCGATTGGATTTTACGAAAAAGTAGGATTCAAAACGTTCAGTGCTGAGCCGTTTGAAATTGAAGGAATTGGGATGCATGTTTTGATGTATAAAAATATCTAA
- a CDS encoding toprim domain-containing protein has protein sequence MSSVGPVVRKGSTKDALIESKDQRWHVRNRVTLVFGSNDVEDLEAYIYKPNGIEFKTIKFHQAKSKAVEEILDNSIDEYYRGHVTEIHTTLSPDKKTVTVTDNGIGFPVDKVAQVYTEFRTGSKFKDEETDEKGFLFRTLGQNGLGAAATCLTSDSFVATVKHYNSKMEQTYEFINGALTTKKTKPKPFKGASGVSVTLTLSKEVYKNNEISEDLLRKRIIDLAYNNPGLTFYFNGEKYLFKKGLFELAQRIDAASAQLLGEDVYIYETENAKGKKVKGKIDFHLSLTLDKRSEEREKFISFVNSTPTFDGGFHHDRVKRIFINTVKEKIERAAKKEKISVVDNDVLTGITFVMGITMPNPRFESQTKRKLVRDLNLEKGIESFMADNIEKFLRKNKEFLELVVERAKSRHRFQELKDASLKGKKAKKMRVEKLLDANERKDRNLCTLFICEGDSAIGGLRSARNKLYQGGIALKGKPMNVMQASINDVLNNQEFMDIMSSIGLTIGQKAEIDSLRYSKIVFLADSDVDGGHINTLLVNFFFTFWPEMFEQGAIQFAKAPLFEVITDKETLFVESEDQLEKLKKSSVKIKEIQRNKGLGEMSPEAFKHTLNREEFTKINVDNLSAAKHMLDVCFGKDTNLRKELLLDTDSTGFGDGEEIPDHNAKKSTAKVAKSTAKAKPVQKATKKKK, from the coding sequence ATGAGTAGTGTAGGCCCGGTTGTCAGAAAAGGCAGCACCAAAGACGCCTTAATTGAAAGTAAAGATCAGCGCTGGCACGTTAGAAATCGTGTTACGTTGGTGTTCGGCAGTAACGATGTAGAAGATTTAGAAGCTTATATCTATAAACCTAATGGTATTGAGTTCAAAACTATTAAGTTTCACCAAGCAAAATCAAAGGCCGTTGAAGAGATTTTAGATAACAGTATCGACGAGTACTATCGTGGACATGTTACTGAAATTCATACGACGCTTTCACCTGATAAAAAGACGGTAACTGTTACTGATAACGGAATTGGTTTTCCGGTTGATAAAGTAGCGCAAGTTTACACGGAATTTAGAACAGGTTCGAAATTCAAAGACGAAGAAACAGATGAGAAAGGGTTTTTATTCAGAACATTAGGACAAAACGGTCTTGGTGCAGCTGCGACTTGTTTAACTTCTGACTCATTCGTTGCCACTGTAAAGCACTACAATTCGAAGATGGAACAAACTTACGAATTTATCAATGGTGCACTTACAACAAAAAAGACAAAACCAAAGCCTTTCAAAGGCGCTTCTGGTGTAAGTGTTACGTTAACTCTTTCGAAAGAAGTTTATAAAAACAACGAAATTTCAGAAGATTTACTAAGAAAACGTATCATCGATTTAGCTTATAACAACCCGGGATTAACGTTCTATTTTAACGGTGAAAAATACCTGTTTAAGAAAGGACTTTTTGAGCTTGCTCAAAGAATTGATGCCGCTTCTGCTCAGCTACTTGGTGAAGACGTCTATATTTACGAAACAGAGAACGCAAAAGGTAAAAAAGTTAAAGGGAAAATCGATTTTCACTTATCTTTGACCCTTGATAAACGCTCAGAAGAGCGCGAAAAGTTCATTTCTTTCGTGAATAGTACACCTACTTTTGACGGTGGATTCCACCACGATAGAGTGAAGAGAATTTTCATTAACACTGTTAAAGAAAAGATCGAACGTGCAGCTAAAAAAGAGAAAATTTCTGTCGTTGATAACGATGTTCTAACGGGAATTACATTTGTAATGGGAATTACAATGCCAAATCCACGTTTCGAATCGCAAACGAAGAGAAAATTGGTTCGTGACTTAAACCTTGAAAAAGGAATTGAGTCATTCATGGCCGACAATATCGAGAAATTCCTTAGAAAAAATAAGGAATTCCTAGAGCTAGTTGTTGAACGTGCTAAGTCTCGTCACCGTTTCCAGGAGCTAAAAGACGCTTCTTTAAAAGGTAAAAAAGCTAAAAAAATGAGAGTTGAAAAACTCCTTGATGCTAACGAAAGAAAGGACAGAAATCTTTGTACACTCTTCATTTGTGAAGGGGATTCAGCGATTGGTGGACTTCGTTCTGCCCGAAATAAATTATACCAAGGTGGTATCGCCCTTAAAGGGAAACCGATGAACGTTATGCAAGCGTCGATCAACGACGTTCTTAACAATCAAGAGTTCATGGATATCATGTCGTCGATTGGTTTAACTATCGGTCAAAAAGCAGAAATCGATTCTCTTCGTTATTCGAAGATCGTTTTCCTTGCTGACTCTGACGTCGATGGTGGTCACATCAACACACTTTTAGTGAACTTCTTCTTCACGTTCTGGCCGGAAATGTTCGAGCAAGGTGCAATTCAATTTGCAAAAGCTCCACTGTTCGAGGTTATCACTGATAAAGAAACACTATTCGTAGAAAGTGAAGATCAACTTGAAAAACTGAAGAAATCGTCAGTGAAAATCAAGGAAATCCAAAGAAACAAGGGACTAGGAGAGATGTCTCCTGAGGCCTTCAAGCACACACTTAACCGTGAAGAGTTTACGAAAATTAACGTAGACAATCTCTCAGCTGCTAAGCACATGCTGGATGTTTGTTTTGGTAAAGATACAAATTTAAGAAAAGAACTTTTACTTGATACGGACTCTACAGGTTTTGGTGATGGGGAAGAAATTCCTGATCACAATGCTAAAAAATCGACAGCGAAAGTTGCGAAGTCTACGGCAAAAGCAAAACCAGTACAGAAAGCTACTAAAAAGAAAAAATAA
- a CDS encoding DNA gyrase subunit A produces MEERYLHSLDTVSLTEVVKEEYRNYQIYTLMDRAIPYLQDGLKPGQRRILFTLWKNQSKGLMKVSSATGLVLTLHPHGPASVESAIVNMAQDYTFSNNYPLIDKKGYFGERMETAPAASRYIECKLGKVADFLLFDDMNQVDMVPNYDEKVMEPVCLLPKLPIMLLNGAEGIGTGFSSVIPSFHHSDLINSIIQFVETGKAKKLRSYVHNYKNKIETDEKGRLVFSMRFEEIHGSIYITEIPRGYDATKIYRYLTKYIDEDYIKDFIDSSVNNDIKIELIFKKGQQPKLKDVIEKMGQNSTMVPNYTLISERGVRIFSAPEEIIEIFGAKRLEVVKRRYELMVEDLERKIRQNNEIIRFIKDKEYEVATKSANRKTYVEYLDKKKFTFAEYLADMPIYRMTKEEVEKRMLMVKDDTKSMADYDKIAKSKNLVEKKLIEELREVDEKLSAWIKQKDSEKINLQKKIEKETIKKKVKRK; encoded by the coding sequence ATGGAAGAAAGATATCTTCATTCACTTGATACCGTTTCTCTTACAGAAGTTGTAAAAGAAGAATACAGAAACTACCAGATTTATACTCTGATGGACCGTGCGATTCCATACCTGCAAGATGGTTTGAAGCCGGGACAAAGAAGAATTCTTTTTACGTTATGGAAAAACCAATCGAAAGGTTTAATGAAAGTTTCATCGGCTACCGGGTTAGTATTAACTCTGCATCCGCATGGACCTGCTTCAGTTGAATCAGCGATTGTTAACATGGCCCAGGATTATACTTTCTCGAACAACTATCCTTTGATTGATAAGAAAGGATATTTCGGAGAGAGAATGGAAACTGCTCCGGCAGCTTCTCGTTATATCGAATGTAAACTTGGGAAAGTTGCGGACTTTTTATTGTTCGACGACATGAACCAGGTTGATATGGTTCCGAACTATGATGAAAAAGTTATGGAGCCGGTTTGTCTGCTTCCAAAACTTCCGATCATGTTGCTTAACGGAGCTGAAGGTATTGGAACAGGATTCTCTTCTGTTATTCCAAGCTTCCACCACTCGGATTTAATTAATTCAATTATTCAATTCGTAGAAACTGGAAAAGCAAAAAAACTTAGATCATATGTTCACAATTATAAAAATAAAATTGAAACAGATGAGAAAGGCCGTCTTGTCTTCAGCATGAGATTTGAAGAAATTCACGGATCAATCTACATTACAGAAATTCCTCGCGGATACGATGCAACGAAGATCTACCGTTACTTAACGAAATACATTGATGAAGATTATATCAAAGACTTCATCGACTCTTCAGTTAACAATGATATCAAGATCGAGTTGATTTTCAAAAAAGGGCAACAGCCAAAGCTGAAAGATGTTATCGAGAAAATGGGCCAGAACTCTACAATGGTTCCAAACTACACGCTGATCTCTGAGCGCGGGGTAAGAATTTTCTCTGCACCGGAAGAAATCATTGAGATCTTCGGAGCAAAAAGATTAGAAGTTGTTAAGCGTCGTTATGAATTGATGGTTGAAGATCTTGAAAGAAAGATTCGCCAGAACAATGAAATCATCCGCTTCATCAAAGATAAAGAATACGAAGTGGCGACAAAGTCAGCTAACAGAAAAACTTACGTTGAGTATCTTGATAAAAAGAAATTCACGTTTGCTGAGTACCTGGCCGACATGCCAATTTATCGTATGACGAAAGAAGAAGTTGAAAAACGCATGTTGATGGTTAAGGACGATACGAAGTCGATGGCCGATTACGACAAGATCGCGAAGTCTAAAAACCTGGTTGAAAAGAAATTGATCGAAGAATTACGCGAAGTAGATGAAAAACTAAGTGCGTGGATTAAGCAAAAAGACTCTGAGAAGATTAATTTGCAGAAAAAGATCGAAAAAGAGACGATTAAAAAGAAGGTAAAGCGTAAATAA
- a CDS encoding integration host factor subunit alpha, whose product MSLTKADIVERVYKEAGFSKKEAADLVDLVFKVIKDTLSKGEKVKISGFGNFSIRDKATRVGRNPQTGEAMDISARRVLTFKPSQVLKEDVTIRYAHRLDEKGNENKSLPPKEGTARALSSFMSNTDDGEDDVDFSPEDEDND is encoded by the coding sequence ATGAGTCTTACGAAGGCCGATATCGTTGAGCGAGTATACAAAGAAGCTGGTTTCTCAAAGAAAGAAGCAGCAGATCTAGTTGATCTTGTTTTTAAAGTTATCAAAGACACTCTTTCTAAGGGTGAGAAAGTAAAAATATCCGGCTTCGGAAATTTTTCTATCAGAGACAAAGCAACACGTGTAGGGAGAAATCCACAGACAGGTGAAGCGATGGATATTTCTGCTAGAAGAGTTCTGACATTTAAGCCTTCACAAGTGCTTAAAGAAGATGTCACAATCAGATATGCACATCGCCTTGATGAAAAAGGTAACGAGAACAAATCTCTTCCACCAAAAGAAGGAACTGCGAGAGCTCTAAGCTCTTTCATGTCGAATACTGATGATGGTGAAGACGATGTAGATTTTTCTCCGGAAGATGAAGATAACGATTAG
- a CDS encoding MerR family transcriptional regulator: protein MFGPIEIPNKSSFKINEVCALTGVKSYVLRFWESEFTEIAPMTSSSGQKLYEHRDIEAILLIKKLLFEEKMTIERAKAEMKILMPREFLVEQGFAENFSFEDDGRDDGRIDEDEFLGTSEVELPEIPAYPSRESMTKRVLIESDFQKLMLAKSKLVEILNITESLHHKNHWS, encoded by the coding sequence ATGTTTGGACCAATTGAAATTCCCAACAAATCTTCCTTCAAGATCAATGAAGTTTGTGCGCTCACTGGTGTAAAATCTTACGTTTTACGTTTTTGGGAGTCAGAGTTTACAGAAATTGCTCCGATGACTTCTTCTTCAGGACAAAAGCTTTACGAACATCGCGATATCGAAGCGATCCTTCTGATAAAAAAATTACTATTTGAAGAAAAAATGACAATAGAGCGCGCGAAGGCAGAGATGAAAATTCTTATGCCTCGCGAGTTTCTTGTTGAACAAGGTTTTGCTGAAAACTTTTCTTTCGAAGACGATGGAAGAGATGACGGCAGAATTGATGAAGATGAATTTTTAGGGACCTCTGAAGTCGAGCTACCGGAAATTCCTGCCTACCCAAGTCGCGAATCAATGACAAAAAGAGTGTTGATTGAGTCTGACTTCCAAAAACTTATGCTGGCAAAATCTAAATTGGTGGAAATTCTAAATATCACCGAAAGTTTGCATCATAAGAATCACTGGAGCTAA
- a CDS encoding polyprenyl synthetase family protein — MQSAQIEKMLTHHLVRNLPNHKVLDVYLYASLPGGKLFRPHLVWSVFQDLNPELYQTSHLDLNSNHSKLSSGVEFHHTYTLLHDDLPCMDNDLTRRGKPCTHIAFGEWQALLAGDGLLNISYQLLSKINHPRSQDLFRLFSWALGPKGLIHGQVMDLAHEMTENFQNTLRTHELKTARLIQVAILGSAIIANPKSDYSREKKLWKYSRLLGVNFQLIDDLSELAESELSEHELDVNPWLHFPEESYKETLKGLEQFAKLSKDLKLSNTDKIVKDYYAKMLSLIAPNKKIIDTHLKGKLDLAPVILMMQTFGDI; from the coding sequence ATGCAATCAGCACAAATCGAAAAGATGCTGACCCATCACCTGGTCAGAAACCTACCTAACCATAAAGTTTTGGATGTGTATCTTTACGCATCTCTTCCTGGCGGGAAATTATTTCGTCCGCACCTGGTCTGGTCTGTCTTTCAAGATTTGAATCCTGAACTGTATCAGACATCTCACTTAGATTTAAATTCTAACCACTCTAAACTCTCTTCTGGCGTTGAATTTCATCACACATACACTTTGCTTCATGATGATCTTCCCTGCATGGATAATGACCTTACAAGACGTGGAAAGCCGTGCACGCATATTGCCTTCGGCGAATGGCAGGCGTTACTCGCAGGAGATGGCCTACTAAATATTTCTTATCAACTACTTTCAAAAATAAATCACCCGAGATCTCAGGATCTTTTTAGATTATTCAGCTGGGCACTTGGACCGAAAGGATTAATCCACGGTCAGGTGATGGATCTAGCTCACGAGATGACCGAGAATTTCCAAAACACTCTGCGCACTCATGAACTAAAGACGGCCAGACTGATTCAAGTGGCGATTTTAGGAAGTGCAATTATTGCCAACCCAAAGTCCGACTACAGTCGTGAAAAGAAGCTATGGAAGTATTCAAGGCTTCTAGGCGTAAATTTTCAATTGATCGATGACTTAAGTGAATTAGCAGAAAGTGAATTAAGTGAACACGAGCTGGATGTAAATCCGTGGCTACACTTCCCCGAAGAGTCTTATAAAGAAACTCTTAAAGGTTTAGAGCAATTCGCAAAATTATCAAAAGATTTAAAATTATCGAATACGGATAAGATCGTTAAAGATTATTACGCAAAAATGCTCTCTCTTATTGCTCCCAACAAGAAAATCATCGATACGCACTTAAAAGGAAAGCTGGATTTAGCTCCAGTGATTCTTATGATGCAAACTTTCGGTGATATTTAG
- the pilM gene encoding pilus assembly protein PilM codes for MNILAIDIGSYSVKFIEVRPERKNYVLVEKQEIILDEVKPHYPNISSIIDLQKEIIINYIQKKPSDIKIIFQMPNEMLTTRYLEIPGTSKRKTELIIPFQLEENLPYALNNAHFSSRINKKNSSFSVLSNITQLSVFKDFFGYFENKEAQPSILTSEVSIMQAYIDHIKMNDTCCIIDFGHKTTKVYFVQDRQIVSNHTSYVAGLAINEVISKTYQISMENAIIYKHANAFMLNDDQLDDVSAEQKGFALLMKQIFNPFILDLRRWEIGHRVKFGTNIDKFYIFGGSSNINNLDNFIHYHTGIKVETLPPILDLKNDYTATDKNFYMAKMMAVSQKIPSSIINFLSGKFQTASNAFISIHSAVFIWVRTTFIALLLILGLAGERFIFLQKQNTTTDTKIKALMKRSNLNISTPDRKAYEKNPNRILSLMKKKNKIVKDEVSSILSSQSVNALRPLGVLSKTISNNPLVSLEKFTSNGYEVTALFQAEDAAELEKMSTVLRGSGLPGLKVSYQTGQKTLSIQFEDRQ; via the coding sequence ATGAATATATTGGCCATTGATATCGGGTCGTACTCAGTTAAGTTTATTGAAGTAAGACCTGAGCGAAAAAATTATGTACTGGTTGAAAAACAGGAAATCATTCTTGATGAAGTAAAACCACATTACCCCAACATCAGCAGCATCATTGATCTGCAGAAAGAAATTATAATTAATTATATTCAGAAGAAACCCAGTGATATCAAAATCATTTTCCAAATGCCTAACGAGATGCTTACCACTCGTTACCTGGAAATTCCTGGTACATCAAAAAGAAAAACAGAATTGATCATTCCTTTCCAATTGGAAGAGAATCTTCCATACGCTCTTAACAATGCTCACTTTAGTTCGCGCATTAATAAGAAAAACAGCAGTTTTTCTGTTTTAAGTAACATCACTCAACTAAGTGTCTTCAAAGATTTTTTTGGATACTTTGAAAATAAAGAAGCTCAGCCTTCAATTTTGACGAGTGAAGTTTCAATCATGCAGGCCTATATCGATCATATCAAAATGAACGACACTTGCTGCATTATCGACTTCGGCCATAAGACGACAAAAGTTTATTTTGTTCAGGACCGCCAGATTGTTTCCAACCACACTTCGTATGTGGCGGGACTTGCGATCAATGAAGTTATCTCTAAGACTTATCAAATCTCAATGGAAAATGCGATTATCTATAAACATGCAAACGCTTTCATGTTGAACGATGATCAACTGGATGACGTATCAGCAGAACAAAAAGGGTTCGCTCTTTTAATGAAGCAGATCTTTAATCCGTTTATTTTAGATTTAAGACGCTGGGAAATCGGTCACCGTGTAAAATTCGGAACGAACATCGATAAGTTTTATATCTTCGGTGGATCAAGCAACATCAATAACCTTGATAATTTTATTCACTACCATACTGGAATCAAAGTGGAGACACTCCCTCCGATTCTTGATTTAAAAAACGACTACACAGCGACAGATAAAAATTTCTATATGGCAAAGATGATGGCCGTCTCTCAAAAGATTCCATCGTCGATCATTAACTTTTTATCGGGTAAATTCCAGACAGCTTCAAATGCTTTCATCTCGATTCACTCGGCCGTGTTTATCTGGGTAAGAACAACTTTTATCGCCCTTCTTTTAATCTTAGGATTAGCTGGCGAGAGATTTATCTTCTTACAAAAACAAAACACGACAACAGATACAAAGATTAAGGCCTTGATGAAGAGATCAAACCTCAACATCAGCACTCCTGATAGAAAAGCTTATGAAAAAAATCCCAACAGGATTTTAAGCTTAATGAAAAAGAAAAATAAAATCGTGAAAGATGAAGTGAGCTCAATTCTCTCTTCTCAATCAGTCAACGCTCTTCGCCCGCTGGGAGTTTTAAGTAAAACTATCAGCAATAACCCATTAGTGAGCCTTGAGAAATTTACCAGCAATGGTTATGAAGTGACGGCCTTGTTCCAAGCTGAAGATGCTGCCGAACTGGAAAAGATGAGCACGGTTCTTCGCGGCTCAGGACTACCTGGATTAAAAGTTTCATACCAAACAGGTCAAAAAACTTTAAGCATTCAATTTGAGGACCGACAATAA
- a CDS encoding PulJ/GspJ family protein, producing the protein MEHSNLHPKFSDQEGFTLIEVMISITILSFISYATFRMVNTNTDTKDRVVKEDRQTVQTLTAIGRLDTDISQIYNPLFASSKLAPTANGSSSDIYADNTSNANGAFDGKANTGALIPQFKSEDKSTIIFLTLANRRKMADTKESRFAWVKYSMRSMEPDPDNPDDKTAGLYELVRQTIATDIFNPTQDWSKPKFQVVMERIKNLEFSFWDERSKKYTTSLQELNENKNLIRSLKVNITWIDDDNNEQKIEKAFRVLYPYFNTKQDDLATGAAGGAYGGGTQPPGTPNPNTPINPAEEEDD; encoded by the coding sequence TTGGAACATTCTAATCTTCATCCAAAATTTTCAGATCAGGAAGGCTTCACATTAATTGAAGTCATGATTTCAATTACCATCCTATCTTTTATTTCTTACGCCACTTTTAGAATGGTGAATACGAATACCGACACCAAAGACCGCGTTGTTAAAGAAGACCGCCAGACTGTTCAAACGCTTACCGCGATTGGAAGACTTGATACTGATATTTCACAAATCTATAACCCACTTTTTGCTTCTTCTAAACTGGCCCCTACGGCCAATGGATCGAGCTCTGATATTTACGCCGACAATACTTCAAATGCCAATGGAGCTTTTGATGGCAAGGCCAATACGGGTGCGCTTATCCCGCAATTTAAATCGGAAGATAAATCGACAATCATTTTTCTAACTCTGGCCAACCGTCGCAAGATGGCCGATACCAAAGAGTCACGTTTTGCATGGGTAAAATACTCGATGCGCTCGATGGAGCCGGATCCGGATAATCCTGATGATAAAACTGCCGGCCTTTATGAATTAGTCCGCCAGACGATTGCTACTGATATTTTCAATCCTACTCAAGACTGGTCAAAACCAAAGTTTCAAGTAGTGATGGAGAGAATCAAGAATCTGGAATTTTCTTTCTGGGATGAACGCTCTAAAAAATACACGACGTCTCTTCAAGAGCTCAATGAGAATAAAAATCTTATCCGCTCTTTGAAAGTCAATATAACGTGGATTGATGACGACAATAATGAACAGAAAATTGAAAAAGCTTTCCGCGTTCTTTATCCGTACTTCAATACAAAACAAGATGACCTGGCAACAGGCGCAGCCGGTGGTGCTTACGGCGGCGGAACTCAGCCTCCGGGAACACCTAATCCCAATACGCCGATTAACCCAGCAGAGGAAGAAGATGATTAG
- a CDS encoding type IV pilus modification PilV family protein: MAKRQVAPKFLKGNQSGFTLMEVMIAIAIFAIFSTVFVTGFGYNLLDSGNLKEDILLKDFAENKINDIITNPPTLADSLTLTKETKDIENNPNYQTIVEYKKFFVPDMTKIAETAGESPTDEDNQQAAMEKRIFAVFKENMEKMIWQVEVTVKNKTTSKTLVLDAWIYNPAADVKIGTF; the protein is encoded by the coding sequence ATGGCTAAAAGACAAGTAGCTCCTAAATTTTTAAAAGGGAATCAATCCGGCTTCACGTTAATGGAAGTTATGATTGCGATCGCTATTTTTGCTATTTTCTCGACAGTTTTTGTCACGGGCTTCGGCTACAACCTACTCGACTCCGGAAATTTAAAAGAAGATATTTTACTCAAAGATTTTGCTGAAAATAAAATCAACGACATCATCACCAATCCTCCGACTCTTGCCGACTCACTGACTTTAACTAAAGAAACAAAAGACATTGAAAATAATCCGAACTATCAAACCATCGTTGAGTATAAAAAATTCTTCGTTCCGGACATGACTAAAATTGCTGAAACCGCTGGAGAGTCTCCCACTGATGAAGACAACCAACAAGCGGCGATGGAAAAAAGGATCTTTGCTGTCTTCAAAGAAAATATGGAGAAGATGATCTGGCAGGTTGAAGTCACGGTAAAAAATAAAACGACAAGTAAGACTCTTGTCTTAGATGCCTGGATTTATAATCCGGCCGCGGATGTAAAAATTGGAACATTCTAA
- a CDS encoding pilus assembly FimT family protein yields MQKRQLLSNFIQPKLLKSNKGFTLIEILIAFVLILFVLTMAMSDTFNTGADLEKESNNLERAVRFMSDEAALRNAVVRLHFMLNKAPQEYAIEYGPSDSFILPPESDTAIKILTKEEEEKAAKQTKEINLKFNKVQEFQDSNTEVSDNVKILGVGNASSEKFMSTGDVSVYSFPTGEKDDALIILANDEEVISLEINPFNSKIEKKKFKIVPVGTRELSDLQAEKAKEIFETWLKDK; encoded by the coding sequence GTGCAGAAGCGCCAGCTGCTGAGTAATTTTATTCAACCAAAACTTTTAAAATCAAACAAAGGCTTCACGCTCATTGAGATCTTGATCGCCTTTGTTTTGATTCTGTTCGTTCTTACCATGGCCATGTCCGATACTTTTAATACTGGTGCAGACCTGGAAAAGGAAAGTAATAATCTAGAGCGGGCCGTTCGCTTTATGAGTGATGAAGCTGCTCTAAGAAACGCTGTCGTCAGACTCCACTTCATGTTAAATAAGGCCCCTCAAGAATACGCCATTGAATATGGGCCGAGTGATTCATTTATTCTTCCTCCTGAAAGCGATACGGCCATCAAAATTCTTACCAAAGAAGAAGAAGAAAAGGCCGCAAAGCAGACCAAAGAAATCAATTTGAAATTCAATAAAGTGCAGGAGTTTCAAGATTCCAACACAGAAGTCTCAGATAATGTTAAAATATTAGGTGTTGGTAACGCTAGTTCTGAGAAGTTTATGTCCACTGGGGATGTATCGGTTTACTCCTTCCCTACAGGAGAAAAAGACGACGCTCTGATCATACTTGCCAATGATGAAGAGGTTATCTCCCTGGAGATAAACCCATTCAATTCTAAAATTGAAAAAAAGAAGTTTAAGATTGTCCCAGTTGGGACCAGAGAACTAAGTGATTTGCAGGCAGAAAAGGCAAAAGAGATTTTTGAGACATGGCTAAAAGACAAGTAG
- the gspG gene encoding type II secretion system major pseudopilin GspG, with product MENTSFEKALVQNQKGFSLIEILIALTLLAVAGTFVVGRFMDTLNEGQVKSTKIQMNGLDARLKEFRRKCGFYPTTEQGLESLMTKPTGGRECKDYPANGFIDGESVPKDPWDNDFIYESDGKTFNIYSYGPDGEAGGEGTDSDIYLKAGKGGAAAGGGSGAEAGAEAPAAE from the coding sequence ATGGAAAACACGTCTTTTGAAAAAGCTCTCGTTCAAAATCAAAAAGGTTTCTCACTTATTGAAATCTTAATTGCCCTTACTCTACTTGCTGTTGCAGGTACATTCGTAGTTGGTCGCTTTATGGACACACTAAATGAAGGACAAGTTAAATCAACAAAAATTCAAATGAATGGTCTTGATGCCCGTTTAAAAGAGTTCAGAAGAAAATGTGGTTTTTACCCAACAACTGAACAAGGTCTTGAGTCTCTAATGACAAAACCAACTGGTGGTCGTGAGTGTAAAGATTATCCTGCTAACGGATTCATCGATGGTGAATCAGTACCTAAGGATCCATGGGATAATGACTTCATTTACGAATCTGACGGTAAAACTTTCAACATCTACTCTTATGGGCCGGATGGAGAAGCAGGCGGAGAAGGAACAGACTCAGATATTTATCTGAAAGCTGGAAAAGGTGGCGCTGCTGCTGGTGGTGGATCAGGAGCTGAAGCTGGTGCAGAAGCGCCAGCTGCTGAGTAA